The following nucleotide sequence is from Gammaproteobacteria bacterium.
AGCAAAACTAGCAGAAACTCCACCCGTAGTTGGATCTGTTAATACAGAGACAAAAGGCACACCATGTTCGCGCATTCGTTCTAGCACCGCACTGGTCTTGCTCATTTGAAATAACGACATTAAAGCTTCTTGCATGCGCGCGCCCCCACTAGTCGAAAAACAAATTAATGGTATTTCTTCACTAAGTGCATATTTCGCTGCGCGTAAAAATTTTTCACCCACTACCGAACCCATTGAGCCACCAATAAACTTAAACTCAAAAGCCACAGCAACTATTGGCAATTCTTTCAAATAACCTTTCATTATAATCAAAGCATCTTTTTCACCAGTAGCTTTTTGAGCAGCACTAATGCGATCTTTATATTTCTTACTATCTTTAAATTTCAAAAAGTCGACAGATTCAATATCTGCAGCCAACTCTTCTTGCCCTTCTTGATCAAGAAACGCTTCTAAACGCGCACGTGCGCCGATTCGCATATGATAATTGCATTTTGTGCAAATTTGTAAATTACGCTCTAAATCTGAACGATATAACACTGCACTACAACTCGGACATTTTTCCCACAAACCTTCAGGCACTTTGCGCTTACTGGTACCTTCAGTACGAATGCGCGAAGGCATTAATTTTTCTAGCCAACTCATGCAAATTTTCTCATTATTATCTTAAGCAACTTCTTCATTGCCGTGTTCATTGCTCAATGTATCACAGGTCACATTATCCATAGCTAAGCGCATGGTAGACAGCAAAGATTTTATGTTTTCTAACATAACATCTTGGTCAGATGCATGGGCTTCTATTTCACGAATAATTGCGCTACCCACCACCACGGCATCGGCTATTAATGCAATCTTACTAGCACTTTCCGCATCCTTGATGCCGAAGCCTACACCCACTGGCAATGAAGTTACTTTCCCAATTTCTGCTACTTTATTTGCAACTTCCGCGGTATCGAGATTTCCTGCACCGGTTACCCCTTTTAAAGAAACGTAATACACAAAACCTGAAGAATGATC
It contains:
- a CDS encoding acetyl-CoA carboxylase carboxyltransferase subunit beta, yielding MSWLEKLMPSRIRTEGTSKRKVPEGLWEKCPSCSAVLYRSDLERNLQICTKCNYHMRIGARARLEAFLDQEGQEELAADIESVDFLKFKDSKKYKDRISAAQKATGEKDALIIMKGYLKELPIVAVAFEFKFIGGSMGSVVGEKFLRAAKYALSEEIPLICFSTSGGARMQEALMSLFQMSKTSAVLERMREHGVPFVSVLTDPTTGGVSASFAMLGDLNIAEPNALIGFAGQRVIEQTVRETLPEGFQRSEFLLEHGALDMIVDRNNMRDQLHEMLCILTHADIVKEE